The Streptomyces sp. NBC_00775 genome includes the window GAGGTCCCGGACGGTCCCGAGCGGCGCGACGTGCGCGGCCGTCACCCGCAGGCCGGCACCGCCGCAACTGCTCGGCGGTGGTCCCGTCACGTCTCTGTCTCCTGCCGTACTGGAATCTTCCTGTCCCTCTGTCCCTTGGCTATCGCCAGAACTGATCCTACGATGGACAGAGTCCAAGTCAAGAAGCGCGCCAAACCCATATCCAATCGGAACCCGGATGTCCATAGGTAAACTTCCGGTATCCCACCGAACCTGAATAGGTGAACCGATATGAGTGACCTGCTGGAGCGGCTGCGAGCGCGTGGCTGGCGGTTGACATCCCAGCGGCGTGTCGTTGCGGAGGTCCTCGACGGCGACCACGTGCATCTCACGGCCGACGAGGTGCACGCCCGCGCGGCACGGCGGCTGCCCGAGATCTCGCGGGCGACCGTCTACAACGCCCTGGGCGAACTGGTGTCGCTCGGTGAGGTCACAGAGGTCTCCACCGACGGCCGTGCCAAGCGCTACGACCCTAACGCGCACCACCCGCACCAGCACCTCGTCTGCTCCAGCTGCGGCACCATCCGCGATGTCCACCCGGCAGGCAACCCGCTGTCCGACCTCCCGGCGGAGGAG containing:
- a CDS encoding Fur family transcriptional regulator, with translation MSDLLERLRARGWRLTSQRRVVAEVLDGDHVHLTADEVHARAARRLPEISRATVYNALGELVSLGEVTEVSTDGRAKRYDPNAHHPHQHLVCSSCGTIRDVHPAGNPLSDLPAEERFGFTVSAVEVTYRGLCPSCA